One segment of Deltaproteobacteria bacterium RIFCSPHIGHO2_02_FULL_44_16 DNA contains the following:
- a CDS encoding tRNA 2-thiouridine(34) synthase MnmA, translated as MSVKEKKALVAMSGGVDSSVAAYLMKEQGYEVIGVSMHLVSCHRSTGKSCCSASDRSDARDVCTTLGIPHYTLDYRREFQQKVIQPFIASYARGRTPIPCTSCNAELKFSAFFEDMRARDAKVIATGHYARVSLDRSGAYRLFRGSDDAKDQSYYLFQLTQDELKHLAFPLGDLTKQDVRRIAREQGFITQDKPESQEICFVPDDDYVAFVEQNGAHLLQGEGNFVDLQGNILGKHAGIHAYTVGQRRGLGISRGERMFVVEIRAQQNEVVLGTKSNVMRREMEVRGLHWVCWQKEKQMGEEQYFERPVHVRIRSQHPPAKAFITPTGERSISVRFEDPQCAITPGQAAVIYDGDEVLGGGWIQ; from the coding sequence ATGAGTGTGAAAGAGAAAAAAGCTCTCGTCGCCATGTCGGGAGGTGTTGATAGTTCTGTTGCTGCTTATCTCATGAAGGAACAGGGCTATGAGGTTATTGGTGTTTCAATGCATCTGGTGAGCTGTCATCGTTCCACAGGGAAAAGTTGTTGTTCCGCATCTGATCGTTCCGATGCGCGCGATGTCTGTACCACGCTTGGCATTCCGCACTACACGCTCGATTATCGCCGTGAGTTTCAACAAAAAGTGATTCAACCATTTATTGCTTCATATGCGCGAGGGAGAACGCCAATCCCTTGTACGAGTTGCAATGCTGAACTGAAATTCTCTGCATTTTTTGAAGATATGCGTGCACGAGATGCAAAGGTGATTGCAACGGGACATTATGCTCGTGTGAGTCTTGATCGGAGTGGAGCGTATCGTCTTTTTCGTGGCTCGGATGATGCGAAAGATCAAAGTTATTATTTGTTTCAACTGACGCAAGATGAACTCAAACATCTCGCGTTTCCTTTGGGAGATCTCACGAAACAGGATGTTCGTCGGATTGCGCGCGAGCAAGGATTTATCACTCAGGATAAACCGGAAAGTCAGGAAATCTGTTTTGTTCCCGACGACGATTATGTGGCTTTCGTTGAGCAAAACGGTGCGCATCTTCTTCAGGGTGAAGGAAATTTTGTCGATCTCCAAGGAAATATTCTGGGGAAACACGCGGGTATTCACGCTTACACCGTTGGGCAACGGAGAGGATTAGGGATCAGTCGCGGAGAGCGAATGTTTGTGGTCGAAATTCGCGCACAACAAAATGAAGTGGTGCTTGGAACTAAAAGCAATGTCATGCGAAGAGAGATGGAAGTTCGAGGCCTTCATTGGGTCTGTTGGCAGAAAGAGAAACAGATGGGTGAAGAACAATATTTTGAACGTCCCGTTCACGTCAGAATTCGCTCGCAACATCCTCCGGCAAAAGCTTTCATCACTCCTACGGGAGAACGTTCGATTTCGGTCCGATTTGAAGATCCCCAATGTGCGATTACTCCGGGACAAGCGGCCGTTATTTACGATGGGGATGAAGTTTTAGGTGGAGGATGGATTCAATGA
- a CDS encoding cystathionine beta-synthase: protein MFYESLAEVIGNTPLVRLHTVALGVKARVYAKLEYFNPGNSVKDRIALKMVQDAEREGKLKPGGTIIEATSGNTGIGLAIIGAIKGYRCIFTISDKQSSEKVDALRAFGAEVIVCPTNVAPEDPRSYYSVAKRLSREIPNSYHPNQYDNPSNQWAHYETTGPELWEQSDGKLTHFVCGMGTCGTMTGISRYLKEKNPKIQAIGIDTYGSVFQKYKETGKFDEAEIYPYLIEGIGEDILPENSDFGLVDQVEKVTDKDAFLMARELARREGILVGGSSGAAVVGALRIAKKLKKDDIVVALLPDHGSRYLGKIFNDTWMKAHGFVEETHTTLQELLNKKKKTRRLISVSPEELLSKAIEIMNEHNISQLPVIERGEVVGSLIDSNILSAVLKKPTCQSDPVRTVMDEPFPFVNPSLKIDELVKKLSRERPAVMVQKEGGGFEIITRYDLVLLFSG, encoded by the coding sequence TGAAAGCGCGCGTCTATGCGAAACTTGAATATTTTAATCCCGGAAACTCCGTTAAAGATCGCATTGCGCTGAAGATGGTTCAGGATGCTGAAAGAGAAGGGAAGCTCAAGCCTGGTGGAACCATTATTGAAGCCACAAGCGGAAACACCGGTATTGGACTTGCGATTATCGGCGCTATTAAAGGATATCGTTGTATTTTTACGATTTCTGATAAACAGAGTTCAGAAAAGGTCGATGCGCTTCGAGCCTTTGGCGCTGAAGTGATTGTCTGCCCGACCAATGTAGCACCAGAAGATCCGCGCTCTTACTACTCAGTTGCAAAGCGACTTAGTCGTGAAATTCCAAACTCCTATCATCCAAATCAATACGATAATCCTTCAAATCAATGGGCTCATTATGAAACGACTGGCCCAGAACTTTGGGAACAGAGCGATGGGAAATTAACTCATTTTGTATGTGGAATGGGGACCTGCGGGACGATGACAGGTATCTCTCGTTACTTGAAAGAAAAAAATCCGAAAATTCAAGCGATCGGTATCGATACGTATGGATCGGTCTTTCAAAAATATAAAGAGACAGGAAAATTTGATGAAGCGGAAATTTATCCTTATCTCATTGAAGGTATTGGAGAAGATATTCTTCCTGAAAATTCCGATTTTGGACTCGTGGATCAGGTAGAAAAAGTGACGGACAAAGATGCTTTTTTGATGGCGCGCGAGCTTGCTCGTCGGGAAGGGATCTTGGTTGGCGGATCATCGGGAGCTGCGGTAGTGGGTGCTCTCCGCATTGCGAAGAAGCTCAAGAAAGATGATATCGTGGTGGCGCTTCTTCCCGATCACGGTTCTCGTTATTTGGGAAAAATTTTCAATGATACCTGGATGAAAGCTCACGGTTTTGTGGAAGAGACGCATACGACTCTTCAAGAACTTTTAAACAAAAAGAAGAAAACACGTCGGCTCATTTCAGTTTCTCCTGAAGAACTTCTCTCCAAAGCCATCGAGATCATGAATGAACATAATATTTCTCAGCTTCCCGTGATTGAACGTGGAGAAGTTGTCGGGAGTCTTATTGATTCAAATATTTTGAGTGCGGTTCTGAAAAAACCAACGTGTCAATCAGATCCGGTCCGCACGGTTATGGACGAACCTTTTCCTTTTGTGAATCCATCTCTCAAAATCGATGAACTTGTAAAAAAACTTTCACGAGAACGTCCTGCGGTCATGGTTCAAAAAGAGGGTGGAGGATTTGAAATCATTACGCGCTATGATCTCGTTCTCCTTTTTTCAGGATAA